The stretch of DNA acctgagaatctgaacccccaacggtccagcacataacacaaagcatgagagttagataacataatcaaaatacaagtacaagtaaaagggtacttaaacacttcttcaatattcatgcatatatcatacatttatacatattcatcaacatctatcattcaattataagttcttaaaaacacatataatcgaatactcaacaatcaattatcaattatcacaattagccaaacatgtgtcacatatcacttatcacataaatgtacacataacctaatgcattctaatgcttcaacttcatgcaatgtcaccctagacatatctaatgcatgtggtaccgtttcgtctttattagagtatctcacctctaatattcgtctttatcggataaatataatccgatatccgtctttattggaatatccaatatacaacaacaattcatgaatgcatgtatatgtttttcatgaattcactcacaattatttagcataaagctcgtcatttactatgtgaaacactatccaacatacgtcatcattaagattaacaaaaccttaatattcttcatttacaacttcatacatgattaacaatcattataagtatcaacaagcatcaacaatcatgtaagaataccattaaaccatgttacaagtgtctaattacacttacaatcatcaacaaaaagttGCAGTCCAGTACTATTCGCTAAGCAAAGGGTAGCGAGCATCAGCGAACACTACCAGAGAAATACTGACTCTTAGCGAGCAGTAGCGAACATCAGCGaactgttcgcttagcgaaggcttaACGAGCctcagcgaaccacaccagtggattacctgctcgtggcgagctgttcgccacacgttcgctgagcgaaggcctagcgagcgcCTCCTGACAGGAAAGCTCAAAACCTGCGTTTTTCCACTccaatcacccaaaaatcccatttttcatgttataaatcccaaatgagtttgtattcaagcataacaaacatggataaacacaaaaggacagttcatttcatagatctacatcataaacatcgaaaaagtaaagattgaacacttcttcatcaaaactctcaagaacacaaagttcttgagtttaatctttcatacaactcgtttttaatcattaaatccgttcattaatcatgttaaagcatgttaagcatattaagaaccttaggaacgatttccattaagaaaatccattccaagctaaaacaaaaatggggtggaggaagttcgggtgaggagaaatcgacattctccccttcctcgggtcacccacgattatggaacctactctcatacctggattcgaagaaaacacgacgaaagatctcgaatctctagtttcctcttgccctagcttcacttgagctctcccttctctctagaactcacaagaacaaaagagaataatgaattctctcttcctcttatggccatatggcgcccccCACTAagctcacaaggcccattgggtctcaagcccaattggcttggcccaataacacgttaactcactctactcgcttaataactaaagtactcgataaataactcaagttattaacttaattaaaattctacgttaataaaatattttaacacacaaaaattaataatttgaaaattgggtcattacaactctaccctccttaaagaattttcgccctcgaaaattacctggaaataactctggatacgaactcatcatcttgctctccaattcccaagtcgcattctcaccagcgggtcctccccatacCACCTTCACCGAGGCGATATCTTTGTTTCTTAACTttttcacttctcttccttcaatTCTCAACGGCATAGTCTCGACGGTTAaatcatccctcacttgaacatcatctgattcaatcacatgtgacgggtctctaacatacttcctcaattgtgacacgtgaaacacatcgtgcaaattcgccattGATGGCGGCAAATCAATCCTATACGCCACCTTCCCCACTCTTTTCAGAATctgataaggaccaataaacttcgacgtcaatttcctcgacttcaaagcacgtccgattccggtagtcgatgtaactcttaagaaaacatgatcaccttcttgaaattcaatgtctttcctcctcttgtcatgataactcttttgacgactctgagacgctttcatcttctcttgaatcattctaatcttttccgtagtctcttgcacaattaatctccggaccaagaatcacactctctccggattcaaaccaacaaagcggtgttctaCACCTCCTCCCATACAAAGCTTCAAAAGGTGTcattccaatactcgaatgaaaactattgttgtacgtgaactCGATCAACGACAAACACGAATTCCAACTTActccttgctccaaaacacaagctctcaacaaatcttccaaagattgtatcgtcctttccgactgaccatctgtctgaggatgataagccgaactcaacctcaacttagtccctaaagcctcttgcaaactttcccaaaatctcgaagtaaacctcggatctcgatccgaaacaatactcgacggaataccatgcaacttcataatttgctccacatagatctcggccaacttaggcaccaaggtgcctttcttaatggcaataaaatgcgcacacttcgtcaaacgatctactaccacccaaatcacttcataCCCTTTAGTAGTcttgggtaaacctcccacaaaatccatcgcaatactatcccacttccattcCGGTATAAACAAgggttgcaacaaaccagacggtttctgatgttcaatcttcgacTTCTGACAAACTATACAAGCGTAAACAtactcagaaatttgcctcttcattcctggccaccaaaacaacttcttcaaatcttgatacatcttggttactcccgGGTGAATACTCATTCCACTCTTATGACCTTCTTCACAAGAATCATTTTCTTCATCTCGGGTACGTCGGGTACGCACACTCTTCCATGAAACCTTATAACTCAATtctcgtcaactttgaaattagcttcttttccttcctcaactactagtgccaacttctccattaacttcttatccgtcttttgacattctttgatattctctagaaaaggattcgtcaacttcaacattcccaatttcacactcttaggagtcacttcacacactagactcaagtctcggaactCTTCAACCAACTCCAACTCTTTCACCATAAGTGATGACATGTGCAATGATTTCCTACTCAACGGATTtggatttagagaccgatttggatgaaaatcggtctctaaatcaGTCGCTAAAAGCGAGTTTTCTAGATGTGCACattagcttttccggggtgataactcaaatcaaagtcatagtccttcaaaaattcgagccatcttctttgtctcatattcaactccttctgatcgaataggtacttcaaactcttgtgatcactaaagacttcAAACTTAGATCCATACAAATAATGCCTCCACACCTTCAATGAAAACACAACCGCGGCTAACtcaagatcgtgtgtcggatagttcctctcatgaaccttcagttgtctcgacgcatacgctataacttgacctttttgcataagcacgcctcctagtcccatcttcgaagcatcacaatacacAACGAAATACTCTTTAGCATCCGGTAGAATCAATACAGGCGCggtagtcaacctcttcttaagctcttgaaaactttcttcacacttcacatcccagacaaacgcttgatccttccgagtcaactgcgtcaaaggcaaagccaacttcgaaaatccttcaatgaatctcctataataaccggccaatccaagaaaacttcttatctcagaaacagactccggcgttccccattgcAAGACGGCATCCACTTTCGCTGGGTCAACcgctattcctccacttgaaatcacatgaccaagaaaacttacttctttcaaccaaaattcacacttcgacaatttggcatacaacttcttctctttcaaaacttgtaaaacaatccgCAAATGCTCCTTATGTTCTTCTTCGGATTTCGagtaaactaaaatatcatcGATGAATACTACAACAAACTtatccaagaatgaatgaaaaatcctattcatgtactccataaaaacaccaagtgcattggtcacaccgaaAGGCATCACTGAATACTCGtaatgaccatacctcgtcctgaaagcagtctttggtatatcttctgttttcactctaatctgatggtatccggatctcaaatcaatcttactaaacacgcaagctccaaccaattgatccattaaatcatctatcctcggaagtggatacttgttcttgatcgtcactttgttcaactgtcggtagtcaatacacaacatcatactcccttctttcttcttaaccaacaacacaggtgcaccccacggcgatacactaggtcgaataaacttcttctcaagtagttcctctagttgcttcttcaactcattcaactctgacgctgacattcgatacggtgccatagatatcggactagtaccaggtaccaaatcaatcgtaaactctacttctcttttcGGAGGTACATCTGACACATCAtccggaaatacatcgggaaattcacaaacaaccggtaactcttccatcttaacttcaccttccagtttcaaggatgcaaacaacgcatacacctctacaggttccttcaacgattctactacttccttcttactcatcaaatgcaaactctCCTCCGGTTTTGGAAACACAACGGTCTTCTCGCAACAATTGATATGGACTCGATTAAATATTAACCAGTTCATACCAAAGATCACATCTATTccactaagttggatacacactaggtccataccaaagtgtctaccaaacactgttacgggacagtcacgacatacgagacgggtagttacagaaccattagtaggagtttctatttccatacgaccagacatttcagacacaggtatactaagacgcttcatgcaatcaacagatataaaagaatgtgttgctcccgtatcaataatcgcaattaaaggagtgttatagatgaaacacgtacctctaatgagattatccccctgatccgcatcatctccactcaaaACAAACACCTTACCCATatagtcttcttcggcttcttgcacataggactcttgtgaccttcttcaccacaattgaagcaAGTCACCTTCACTTGACAAACATCGGACCTATGTCCCCACtttccacaattgaaacacttgtctcCTTTCCTTGGGCATTCATAAGACTTATGGCCCACTTCTCCACACCTATAGCATTGACGGCTACCtctcttctttccaccactaGTTTCGGCAACTTTCTTTCCCTTGTCACCATAGggcttcccacggtcttgacctcttcctcttttgtcactcatagccttgtagtagttagtcttggtctttccatcatcatcacaaattcTACACTTGTCCACCAAAGTCgcaaagtctcggatttgagaaaatccaataagatgcttgatgtccgggcgcaacccactttcaaacttgacacacttgtcattctcagcttccacggtgttgtagtgtggactaaacgcacatagctcttcaaacttcacggaatactccgccacagacatgttcccttgcttgagctccaagAACTCCACCACAttcttgttcctaatatcagccggaaagtacttcctcaagaactctcccttgaacatctcccaagtgattaccacaccACCAACTCCCATTCTTagcttagcattcttccaccacttgttagcttccTCACGAAGTACATAGGTACCCAAGGTTAACTTACTctcctcggtacacctcatagcctcaaagacaatctcaacttcctctatccacttgacagcagcttccggagcatagcctccagtgaaaagcttcggattatgcttcatgaaccgctccaacctcatctcatcttccctcccaggttgatgatctctagccacgatgttggtcaaagtagctatcgcatctgccatctgattgtGACCCCTTCCATTACCTCTTCCagccatgatcctgaacaaccaaccaatccaagaacagacttagaaaggtaatatcaacaatgttatctctacacaagttgaatatatgggcaactaatcctaattggttccacatgaaccgaccttgctctgataccactattgtaacacccaaaccccttaacgcgaatttattgaatataaataaatcaaacacttaagaaaatctaggcgtcacatgttataatacaaaatcacggcgtaattaaaatcatgctagcacagcgaagattaaaaacaaatatttatcaTAGTGCATGTCATACAACATCCAAATTGTTCACataatatccctaggctctaggtcATATCGacaacaaggatattatgtttacaacaaaagagtaaggattagcaaggtcaaatatgccatcacggcttaatacaattcaatcgAATACCCCGACACGGTaaatacctaatcagagcaattctatacaacccaatcaaaaagatatacaaaatatatctaaggagtagtctacgctaaactcctcaccaaaaagcgcactatcACAAGCACGAGCaagccctctaactctgatcgggatcctcaacctgagaatctgaacccccaacggtccagcacataacacaaagcatgagagttagatcacataatcaaaatacaagtgcaagtaaaagggtacttaaacacttcttcaatattcatgcatatatcatacatttatacatattcatcaccatctatcattcaattataagttcttaaaaacacatataatcgaatactcaacaatcaattatcaattatcacaattagccaaacatgtgtcacatatcacttatcacataaatgtacacataacctaatgcattttaatgcttcaacttcatgcaatgtcaccttagacatatctaatgcatgtggtaccgtttcgtctttattagagtatctcacctctaatattcgtctttatcggataaatacaatctgatatccgtctttattggaatatccaatatacaacaacaattcatgaatgcatgtatatgtttttcatgaattcactcacaattatatagcataaagctcgtcatatactatgtggaacactatccaacatacgtcatcattaagattaacaaaaccttaatattcttcatttacaacatcatacatgattaacaatcattataagtatcaacaagcatcaacaatcatgtaagaataccattaaaccatgttacaagtgtctaattacacttacaatcatcaacaaaaagttGCAGTCCAgtactattcgctaagcgaagggtAGCGAGCATCAGCGAACACTACCAGAGAAATACTGACTCTTAGCGAGCAGTAGCGAACATCAGCGaactgttcgcttagcgaaggcttagcgagcctcagcgaaccacaccagtggattacctgctcgtggcgagctgcagcgagctgtggcgagctgttcgccacacgttcgctgagcgaaggcctagcgagcgcTTCCTGACAGGAAAGCTCAAAACCTGCGTTTTTCCACTccaatcacccaaaaatcccatttttcatgttgtaaatcccaaatgagtttgtattcaagcataacaaacatggataaacacaaaaggacagttcatttcatagatctacatcataaacatcgaaaaagtaaagattgaacacttcttcatcaaaactctcaagaacacaaagttcttgagtttaatctttcatacaactcgtttttaatcattaaatctgttcattaatcatgttaaagcatgttaagcatattaagaaccttaggaacgatttccattaagaaaatccattccaagctaaaacgaaaatggggtggaggaagttcgggtgaggagaaatcgacattctccccttcctcgggtcacccacgattatggaacctactctcatacctggattcgaagaaaacacgacaaaagatctcgaatctctagtttcctcttgccctagcttcacttgagctctcccttctctctagaactcacaagaacaaaagagaataatgaattctctctccctcttatggccatatggcgcccccCACTAagctcacaaggcccattgggcctcaagcccaattggcttggcccaataacacgttaactcactctactcgcttaataactaaagtactcgataaataactcaagttattaactgaattaaaattctacgttaataaaatattttaacacacaaaaattaataatttggaaattgggtcgttacatcgCGGCCGTATCGTAtcgagaattttgaaaattttcccgTATCGCCGTATCGCCGTATCGCCGTATCGTATCtgtatcgtgtcacgtatcgGCAGGCCCGACCCAGACATATGTGCAACATGTGTTGTGGCATCGGGCCTCCTAAAAATGAaggcctcaattttttttaagtgtagtagtattagtaaattAGGGGtgcaaaaattaatatattataaagcAAACtgcaactttttttatttttttttatagagaaaaaatgACTCGTTTTAAGtagttagaaaatattttattattattaattaaactatGACTCATTTTACGTTAATTACattgatgattatttttttgtactatttgtaatttaaattaaggataatattttttttaaaaaaaattgcatcagATAAATCAAGAAAAGCGGTTAAATCATATAGTTTATAGAAAAATCACATTATATACTAGAGAGGGGTGATTTAGGGTCAATTtaggcctaaaatcaccccctccgaatattttttctttctattttaattaaataagtgtgatttccatatatatatatattttcttttgtttgtttttgtgatttcatcatcttttgttttgttttgttcgtCTTAGTGCAGAGTATTTGTTTAAGGTTGAAGGATTAAGGTTGATTCagtgcagatccaatcaatgacttttgtgtcgtcaacgctacagatccggAGGTATGGATATTCCggaaacttcaatatagtcaaatatgtaggcttatgcaatatgccattttatgctattaacacggatgttgtgagtttgttcgcatattcatcatttttgtttttagcgattttaaatttgtattacatcgatgtactcttatcattttgaatgaatgaataccttttatttagtaaaaaaaaaaagtagaaaaataaaaaaaaattacatttttatttgttaaaatgCCACTTTTTATATTTGCATATGACCTCCAAAAACTCAGGACCGACCTTGCGTATCCGTGGGCTTCATAGGTGAAGAGCAAGTGGGTCATCTTATTTGGGCCGGGTCATATGAATGGGGGTATTATAGTAAAATCCAATATTCTATAAAccattttcaaccaaccatacCACCCgtgtgaaaaaaatatatgaatcgAAAAACAGCGTGAGAATTTCAATTCTAGGGTTTGATCTATTCAGTCACAATCTCTCTCGAATCAAGAAATCTCGAATCAACAATGGCGTTGAGAAGATTCTACAACGAAATCAAAGGAAAGAAGGTAACAGAGGTTCCTGAACATGTGAAACCAATGCTTTCATTCGATTACATAAAGAATTCAATCAAAAGAGGTTTGGATAATTACGCTGAAAAGTACATCGAAACTGGTTCTCCTCAACCTCTTCTCCATGTCTGTTATGGTGGTATGATCTTCTCTTACCTTGTTGCTCTTCCTAATGAGCGTCGTCATCTTGCTCATAAAGAGCATGCTGAATCTCATCATTGATTCAGGTTAGGGTTATTTTCTTACGcccctatttttattttctaatttaatttCAATCCAATTGTGGTTTGATCTATTCAATTTGATTGAATTGGATTAATCCTATGgtaaaaattgcatttttttttttattgatagtgATTTGATTTATTGAATTAATCCTATGGtgatttcatttttgtttgATCTTAGTGTGCTAAAGATGCTTGGTATTGATTGATATATGGTGTTAGTGTTTTGAAGAGAAATTTGATTTGAATGAAGCATTT from Trifolium pratense cultivar HEN17-A07 linkage group LG5, ARS_RC_1.1, whole genome shotgun sequence encodes:
- the LOC123887026 gene encoding uncharacterized protein LOC123887026; protein product: MALRRFYNEIKGKKVTEVPEHVKPMLSFDYIKNSIKRGLDNYAEKYIETGSPQPLLHVCYGGMIFSYLVALPNERRHLAHKEHAESHH